From Parambassis ranga chromosome 9, fParRan2.1, whole genome shotgun sequence, the proteins below share one genomic window:
- the ndufs4 gene encoding NADH dehydrogenase [ubiquinone] iron-sulfur protein 4, mitochondrial, translating into MASSMSLLGLGRFSAINAASRIFLNPIRSTSTSASRLAEKPGQDTQLITVDEKLDITTVTGVPEEHTKTRTVRIFVPTKSAMQSGSNSTKKWKMDFDTRERWENPLMGWASTGDPLSNMMLTFSSKEDAIAFAEKNGWSYDITEKRTSKPRVKSYGANFSWDKRTRRSAK; encoded by the exons ATGGCGTCCTCAATGTCACTTCTCGGCTTGGGACGTTTTTCTGCGATTAATGCAGCCTCTAGAATATTCTTGAATCCTATCAG GTCTACAAGCACGTCAGCATCAAGGTTGGCAGAGAAACCAGGACAAGACACACAACTTATTACAGTTGATGAGAAATTG GACATCACCACGGTGACGGGGGTCCCAGAGGAGCACACTAAAACTCGCACGGTTCGCATCTTTGTGCCCACCAAGTCGGCAATGCAGTCTGGCAGCAACAGCACCAAGAAGTGGAAGATGGACTTTGACACCAGAGAGCGCTGGGAGAACCCTCTGATGGGCTGGGCCTCAAC ggGTGATCCACTGTCCAACATGATGCTCACGTTTTCCTCCAAGGAAGATGCGATCGCTTTCGCTGAGAAAAACG GTTGGAGCTACGACATAACAGAGAAGAGGACCTCAAAGCCCCGGGTGAAGTCCTACGGGGCAAACTTCTCCTGGGACAAGAGGACCAGGAGGTCCGCTAAGTAA
- the fsta gene encoding follistatin-A isoform X2 has protein sequence MFGMLKHHLHPGIFLLFVWLCHLMEHQKVQAGNCWLQQGKNGRCQVLYMPGMSREECCRSGRLGTSWTEEDVPNSTLFRWMIFNGGAPNCIPCKETCDNVDCGPGKRCKMNRRSKPRCVCAPDCSNITWKGPVCGSDGKTYKDECALLKAKCKGHPDLDVQYQGKCKKTCRDVLCPGSSTCVVDQTNNAYCVTCNRICPEVTSPEQYLCGNDGIIYASACHLRRATCLLGRSIGVAYEGKCIKAKSCEDIQCSVGKKCLWDARMGRGRCSLCDETCPESRTDEAVCASDNTTYPSECAMKQAACSTGVLLEVKHSGSCNSITEDQEEDEEDEDSDYMAYVHLSSILDG, from the exons ATGTTTGGGATGCTGAAACACCACCTTCACCCGGGCATTTTCCTCTTGTTCGTGTGGCTTTGTCACCTCATGGAACATCAAAAAGTTCAAG CTGGGAACTGCTGGCTGCAGCAGGGGAAGAACGGGAGGTGCCAGGTGCTCTACATGCCCGGGATGAGCAGGGAGGAGTGCTGTCGGAGCGGAAGACTGGGGACGTCCTGGACCGAGGAGGACGTCCCCAACAGCACGCTCTTTAGGTGGATGATCTTCAATGGCGGAGCCCCTAATTGCATACCTTGCAAAG AAACCTGCGACAATGTTGACTGTGGACCCGGGAAGCGGTGCAAGATGAACAGGAGGAGTAAGCCGCGCTGCGTGTGCGCACCAGACTGCTCCAACATCACCTGGAAAGGACCTGTCTGCGGCTCAGACGGGAAGACCTACAAAGACGAATGCGCGCTCCTGAAGGCAAAATGTAAAGGGCACCCCGACCTGGACGTGCAGTACCAGGGGAAATGCAAGA AAACGTGTCGTGACGTCCTGTGCCCCGGCAGCTCCACATGCGTCGTGGACCAGACAAATAACGCATATTGTGTGACGTGTAATCGGATTTGTCCCGAGGTGACGTCGCCTGAGCAGTACCTGTGTGGAAACGACGGGATCATCTATGCCAGCGCGTGTCACCTGAGAAGAGCTACCTGCCTCCTGGGCAGGTCTATTGGAGTGGCCTATGAGGGAAAATGCATCA AGGCCAAGTCATGTGAGGATATTCAGTGCAGCGTGGGGAAGAAGTGTCTGTGGGATGCTCGCATGGGCCGGGGCCGTTGTTCACTGTGCGATGAGACCTGTCCGGAGAGTAGGACAGATGAGGCAGTGTGCGCCAGCGACAACACCACATATCCCAGTGAATGTGCCATGAAGCAAGCTGCTTGTTCTACGGGGGTGCTGCTGGAAGTCAAGCACTCAGGATCTTGCAACT CCATTACAGAAgaccaggaggaggatgaggaagatgaggactcaGACTACATGGCCTATGTCCATTTATCTTCTATACTGGATGGatag
- the fsta gene encoding follistatin-A isoform X1, whose amino-acid sequence MFGMLKHHLHPGIFLLFVWLCHLMEHQKVQAGNCWLQQGKNGRCQVLYMPGMSREECCRSGRLGTSWTEEDVPNSTLFRWMIFNGGAPNCIPCKGGETCDNVDCGPGKRCKMNRRSKPRCVCAPDCSNITWKGPVCGSDGKTYKDECALLKAKCKGHPDLDVQYQGKCKKTCRDVLCPGSSTCVVDQTNNAYCVTCNRICPEVTSPEQYLCGNDGIIYASACHLRRATCLLGRSIGVAYEGKCIKAKSCEDIQCSVGKKCLWDARMGRGRCSLCDETCPESRTDEAVCASDNTTYPSECAMKQAACSTGVLLEVKHSGSCNSITEDQEEDEEDEDSDYMAYVHLSSILDG is encoded by the exons ATGTTTGGGATGCTGAAACACCACCTTCACCCGGGCATTTTCCTCTTGTTCGTGTGGCTTTGTCACCTCATGGAACATCAAAAAGTTCAAG CTGGGAACTGCTGGCTGCAGCAGGGGAAGAACGGGAGGTGCCAGGTGCTCTACATGCCCGGGATGAGCAGGGAGGAGTGCTGTCGGAGCGGAAGACTGGGGACGTCCTGGACCGAGGAGGACGTCCCCAACAGCACGCTCTTTAGGTGGATGATCTTCAATGGCGGAGCCCCTAATTGCATACCTTGCAAAGGTGGAG AAACCTGCGACAATGTTGACTGTGGACCCGGGAAGCGGTGCAAGATGAACAGGAGGAGTAAGCCGCGCTGCGTGTGCGCACCAGACTGCTCCAACATCACCTGGAAAGGACCTGTCTGCGGCTCAGACGGGAAGACCTACAAAGACGAATGCGCGCTCCTGAAGGCAAAATGTAAAGGGCACCCCGACCTGGACGTGCAGTACCAGGGGAAATGCAAGA AAACGTGTCGTGACGTCCTGTGCCCCGGCAGCTCCACATGCGTCGTGGACCAGACAAATAACGCATATTGTGTGACGTGTAATCGGATTTGTCCCGAGGTGACGTCGCCTGAGCAGTACCTGTGTGGAAACGACGGGATCATCTATGCCAGCGCGTGTCACCTGAGAAGAGCTACCTGCCTCCTGGGCAGGTCTATTGGAGTGGCCTATGAGGGAAAATGCATCA AGGCCAAGTCATGTGAGGATATTCAGTGCAGCGTGGGGAAGAAGTGTCTGTGGGATGCTCGCATGGGCCGGGGCCGTTGTTCACTGTGCGATGAGACCTGTCCGGAGAGTAGGACAGATGAGGCAGTGTGCGCCAGCGACAACACCACATATCCCAGTGAATGTGCCATGAAGCAAGCTGCTTGTTCTACGGGGGTGCTGCTGGAAGTCAAGCACTCAGGATCTTGCAACT CCATTACAGAAgaccaggaggaggatgaggaagatgaggactcaGACTACATGGCCTATGTCCATTTATCTTCTATACTGGATGGatag
- the itga2.2 gene encoding integrin alpha-2 isoform X1, with translation MDNFWANIFLTLTVLTDRVCQSHSFNVGTAGAKIFSGPPAEEFGYTVQQATNHEGKWLLVGAPWSGFVRNRKGDVYKCPVSGSRNSCDKLNLQDSVSIPNVQNLNTNMSLGLTLTRMPAVNSLMMCGPLWGQLCGTQDFYPGICAKLNPLFQPQPAFSPAVQTCGGPMDIVIVLDGSNSIYPWEPMVLFLEKLLPTLEIGPQNTQVSVIQYGVDSRFEFKLNEYRTKNDVITAASGITQMYGSLTNTFQAIQFATQWGFHESNGGRPGAAKVLVVVTDGESHDNIFRNTVIAECDKKGITRFGIAVLGYYTRNNIDTQNLIKEIKSIASTPTERFFFNVSEEAALSTIAGTLGNRIFNIEGTGKGGDNFKMEMSQVGFSAHYSSKQDVMMLGAVGAYAWSGTVVHQTGSKVDILPFSAFEEALQDKNHSSLLGYSVTTLSDGSTEYFVAGAPRSNHSGQVIVYTVNALKQSAIVDSERGKQIGSYFGSILCPLDVDKDGVTDLLLVGAPMYMSDLKKEEGRVYMFSVTKVETEKCSMNVCWSGRSRLASHTSLSHHLKGILNEQGFLSGPPPTENARFGMAISAVPDLDLDGYNDIVVGAPLEDNGKGVIYIYNGQKKTLNKEFSQRILGSKLDPQLQYFGRSLDSYQDLNDDTLPDISIGAYGKVVQLWSRGVASVTAAASFQPDKINILSKLCDINGRKLTCFNANLCFTAAFRPKNPVGPIDVTYTLTLDADLQASRVTSRGMFTKNNERFLTENARISSTALCRDYQVYVQETPDFVNSLSLKVEIEQKSADVNPVLDKFSPSALEFFIPFTKDCGSDEVCISDLVLSVTTDTKASSSAPLLVTANNQELSFEVTVKNKQENSYNTQVVATYSSNLYYSSVFPAVEGVKCTSTQQDTVSCQVAYPALKKDQEMKFRINFDYNIYELRKKADVIFEAKSDSKEENPADNKVDISIPVQYDSGIVLSWHSNINFYVADAAVPVVTTVKTLDDIGPEFNFTAKVSTGNFPVSLLYLTLAMPTATKDGNQLLYVTKVETQEGGSVSCDSSHLVDPLKIGAKDQKVSFSEESLRGMDKLDCKRAKCQHMKCIIKDTALNSDYYVKVKTRIWSGTFITASYQSIELTSSLQVEASDPDLLIIGLKQLPVALTVSKPGEKADVPVGVIAGSVIAGLLLLALAVGLLWKFGFFKRKYQKLQKEAEAEDGQSQANMDGE, from the exons gctgctggTTGGTGCTCCTTGGAGCGGTTTCGTTCGAAACAGGAAGGGAGATGTTTACAAGTGTCCGGTCTCAGGATCCAGAAACAGCTGCGACAAGCTCAACCTTCAAG ATTCTGTTAGTATTCCAAATGTTCAGAACCTCAATACCAACATGTCTTTGGGTTTAACTCTTACCCGGATGCCTGCAGTCAACAGTTTGATG ATGTGTGGTCCTCTCTGGGGACAGCTATGCGGCACGCAAGACTTCTACCCAGGAATATGTGCAAAACTGAATCCTCTCTTCCAGCCTCAGCCGGCCTTCTCTCCTGCTGTCCAGA CATGTGGAGGGCCAATGGACATTGTGATTGTGTTGGATGGCTCCAACAGCATCTATCCTTGGGAACCGATGGTACTCTTCCTGGAGAAATTATTACCGACGCTTGAAATTGGGCCTCAGAATACACAG GTCAGCGTCATCCAGTATGGTGTTGATTCCCGGTTTGAATTCAAACTGAATGAGTATAGGACAAAAAATGATGTAATTACTGCAGCATCAGGAATCACGCAGATGTACGGTTCCCTTACAAATACCTTCCAAGCAATCCAGTTTGCCAC TCAGTGGGGTTTCCATGAGAGCAATGgtggccgaccaggtgctgcaAAGGTGCTGGTGGTCGTCACTGATGGCGAGTCTCACGACAACATTTTTCGAAATACAGTCATTGCAGAATGCGATAAAAAAGGCATCACCCGCTTCGGTATTGCT GTCTTGGGTTATTACACCAGAAACAACATCGACACACAAAACctaatcaaagaaatcaaatCCATAGCCAGCACGCCCACAGAGAGGTTTTTCTTTAATGTGTCTGAAGAGGCGGCCCTCTCCACCATCGCTGGAACTCTGGGAAACCGCATCTTCAACATAGAGG GTACTGGAAAAGGAGGTGACAATTTCAAAATGGAGATGTCTCAGGTCGGATTCAGTGCTCATTACTCCAGCAAACAG GATGTGATGATGCTCGGAGCTGTTGGAGCCTACGCTTGGAGCGGAACTGTTGTCCATCAAACCGGGTCCAAAGTAGACATTCTGCCATTCTCGGCCTTTGAGGAAGCACTTCAAGACAAAAACCACAGCTCATTACTGG GTTACTCTGTCACCACACTGAGCGATGGGTCCACAGAATACTTTGTTGCCGGTGCACCTCGCTCCAACCACTCAGGACAAGTCATCGTCTACACCGTCAATGCTCTGAAGCAGTCTGCCATCGTGGATTCAGAAAGAGGGAAACAG ATTGGGTCGTACTTCGGAAGCATCCTGTGCCCGTTGGACGTGGACAAAGATGGAGTGACGGACCTCCTCCTGGTTGGTGCACCCATGTACATGAGCGAtctgaagaaagaagaaggaaggGTCTACATGTTCTCCGTCACCAAGGtagaaacagaaaaatgttccaTGAATGTTTGCTGGTCTGGAAGAAGCCGATTAGCATCACATACTTCTctgtctcatcatctgaaggGAATTCTTAACGAGCAGGGATTCCTCAGTGGTCCGCCCCCAACCGAGAATGCACGTTTTGGGATGGCCATCTCAGCGGTTCCAGACCTGGATCTCGACGGTTACAATGATATTGTAGTTGGAGCTCCACTAGAAGACAATGGAAAGGGTGTCATCTACATCTACAACGGACAGAAGAAGACATTAAACAAAGAGTTCTCACAG AGAATTCTAGGCTCCAAACTGGACCCCCAGCTGCAGTACTTTGGAAGGTCTTTAGACAGCTACCAAGACCTAAACGATGACACCCTTCCTGACATCTCAATTGGTGCTTACGGCAAAGTAGTGCAGCTCTG GTCTCGAGGTGTTGCgtctgtcactgctgcagcttccttcCAACCAGATAAAATCAACATTCTCAGCAAACTGTGTGACATTAATGGACGAAAGCTCACATGTTTCAACGCCAAcctctgtttcactgcagcGTTCAGGCCTAAGAACCCTGTTGGGCCAATTG ATGTGACCTACACTTTGACcctggatgctgacctgcaggcCTCACGAGTGACATCAAGAGGAATGTTTACAAAAAACAACGAACGCTTCCTCACGGAAAACGCCAGAATATCATCGACCGCCCTGTGTCGAGACTACCAAGTCTACGTTCAG GAAACCCCAGACTTCGTCAACTCTCTCAGTCTGAAAGTAGAGATCGAGCAGAAGAGTGCAGATGTTAATCCAGTGCTTGACAAGTTTTCTCCCAGCGCCCTGGAATTCTTT ATTCCTTTCACGAAAGATTGCGGCTCTGACGAGGTGTGCATCAGTGACCTGGTGCTGAGTGTGACCACAGACACCAAGGCGTCCAG CTCAGCGCCCCTTCTGGTCACTGCTAATAACCAAGAACTGTCCTTTGAGGTTACTGTGAAGAACAAACAAGAGAACTCGTACAACACACAGGTTGTGGCTACGTATTCCAGCAACCTGTACTACTCCTCCGTCTTTCCTGCT GTAGAAGGAGTGAAATGCACCTCGACACAACAAGACACTGTTAGCTGCCAAGTGGCATACCcggcattaaaaaaagaccAGGAG ATGAAATTTAGGATCAATTTTGACTACAATATTTATGAGCTGAGAAAAAAAGCTGACGTGATTTTTGAAGCCAAGAG TGATAGTAAAGAGGAAAACCCTGCAGACAATAAAGTGGACATATCCATTCCTGTCCAGTATGATTCCGGCATTGTTTTATCCTG GCATTCAAATATTAACTTCTATGTGGCGGATGCAGCCGTTCCCGTGGTAACGACGGTGAAAACTCTGGATGACATCGGCCCAGAGTTTAACTTTACAGCAAAg GTGTCGACGGGTAACTTTCCTGTCAGCCTCCTGTATCTGACCCTCGCAATGCCAACGGCCACTAAAGATGGGAATCAGCTCCTCTATGTTACTAAAGTGGAGACCCAAGAG GGAGGTTCTGTCAGCTGTGACTCCAGTCATCTGGTCGATCCTCTGAAGATCGGTGCTAAGGATCAGAAAGTGTCTTTCTCAGAGGAGAGCCTCAGAGGCATGGACAAACTG GACTGCAAACGTGCAAAATGCCAACATATGAAATGCATCATCAAAGACACGGCACTGAACAGCGACTACTATGTGAAAGTTAAAACGAGGATCTGGAGCGGTACATTTATTACG GCCTCCTATCAGTCCATTGAGCTGACATCCAGTCTGCAGGTGGAAGCATCTGACCCTGATCTGCTCATCATCGGCCTCAAACAGCTCCCA GTGGCACTGACAGTCAGCAAGCCTGGAGAAAAAGCTGACGTCCCAGTGGGAGTGATCGCTGGCAGCGTCAtagcagggctgctgctgctggctctggcTGTCGGACTGCTCTGGAAG TTTGGATTTTTCAAGAGAAAGTACCAGAAGCTTCAGAAGGAGGCGGAGGCAGAAGACGGGCAGAGCCAAGCAAACATGGATGGAGAGTGA
- the itga2.2 gene encoding integrin alpha-2 isoform X2 has product MDNFWANIFLTLTVLTDRVCQSHSFNVGTAGAKIFSGPPAEEFGYTVQQATNHEGKWLLVGAPWSGFVRNRKGDVYKCPVSGSRNSCDKLNLQDSVSIPNVQNLNTNMSLGLTLTRMPAVNSLMMCGPLWGQLCGTQDFYPGICAKLNPLFQPQPAFSPAVQTCGGPMDIVIVLDGSNSIYPWEPMVLFLEKLLPTLEIGPQNTQVSVIQYGVDSRFEFKLNEYRTKNDVITAASGITQMYGSLTNTFQAIQFATQWGFHESNGGRPGAAKVLVVVTDGESHDNIFRNTVIAECDKKGITRFGIAVLGYYTRNNIDTQNLIKEIKSIASTPTERFFFNVSEEAALSTIAGTLGNRIFNIEGTGKGGDNFKMEMSQVGFSAHYSSKQDVMMLGAVGAYAWSGTVVHQTGSKVDILPFSAFEEALQDKNHSSLLGYSVTTLSDGSTEYFVAGAPRSNHSGQVIVYTVNALKQSAIVDSERGKQIGSYFGSILCPLDVDKDGVTDLLLVGAPMYMSDLKKEEGRVYMFSVTKGILNEQGFLSGPPPTENARFGMAISAVPDLDLDGYNDIVVGAPLEDNGKGVIYIYNGQKKTLNKEFSQRILGSKLDPQLQYFGRSLDSYQDLNDDTLPDISIGAYGKVVQLWSRGVASVTAAASFQPDKINILSKLCDINGRKLTCFNANLCFTAAFRPKNPVGPIDVTYTLTLDADLQASRVTSRGMFTKNNERFLTENARISSTALCRDYQVYVQETPDFVNSLSLKVEIEQKSADVNPVLDKFSPSALEFFIPFTKDCGSDEVCISDLVLSVTTDTKASSSAPLLVTANNQELSFEVTVKNKQENSYNTQVVATYSSNLYYSSVFPAVEGVKCTSTQQDTVSCQVAYPALKKDQEMKFRINFDYNIYELRKKADVIFEAKSDSKEENPADNKVDISIPVQYDSGIVLSWHSNINFYVADAAVPVVTTVKTLDDIGPEFNFTAKVSTGNFPVSLLYLTLAMPTATKDGNQLLYVTKVETQEGGSVSCDSSHLVDPLKIGAKDQKVSFSEESLRGMDKLDCKRAKCQHMKCIIKDTALNSDYYVKVKTRIWSGTFITASYQSIELTSSLQVEASDPDLLIIGLKQLPVALTVSKPGEKADVPVGVIAGSVIAGLLLLALAVGLLWKFGFFKRKYQKLQKEAEAEDGQSQANMDGE; this is encoded by the exons gctgctggTTGGTGCTCCTTGGAGCGGTTTCGTTCGAAACAGGAAGGGAGATGTTTACAAGTGTCCGGTCTCAGGATCCAGAAACAGCTGCGACAAGCTCAACCTTCAAG ATTCTGTTAGTATTCCAAATGTTCAGAACCTCAATACCAACATGTCTTTGGGTTTAACTCTTACCCGGATGCCTGCAGTCAACAGTTTGATG ATGTGTGGTCCTCTCTGGGGACAGCTATGCGGCACGCAAGACTTCTACCCAGGAATATGTGCAAAACTGAATCCTCTCTTCCAGCCTCAGCCGGCCTTCTCTCCTGCTGTCCAGA CATGTGGAGGGCCAATGGACATTGTGATTGTGTTGGATGGCTCCAACAGCATCTATCCTTGGGAACCGATGGTACTCTTCCTGGAGAAATTATTACCGACGCTTGAAATTGGGCCTCAGAATACACAG GTCAGCGTCATCCAGTATGGTGTTGATTCCCGGTTTGAATTCAAACTGAATGAGTATAGGACAAAAAATGATGTAATTACTGCAGCATCAGGAATCACGCAGATGTACGGTTCCCTTACAAATACCTTCCAAGCAATCCAGTTTGCCAC TCAGTGGGGTTTCCATGAGAGCAATGgtggccgaccaggtgctgcaAAGGTGCTGGTGGTCGTCACTGATGGCGAGTCTCACGACAACATTTTTCGAAATACAGTCATTGCAGAATGCGATAAAAAAGGCATCACCCGCTTCGGTATTGCT GTCTTGGGTTATTACACCAGAAACAACATCGACACACAAAACctaatcaaagaaatcaaatCCATAGCCAGCACGCCCACAGAGAGGTTTTTCTTTAATGTGTCTGAAGAGGCGGCCCTCTCCACCATCGCTGGAACTCTGGGAAACCGCATCTTCAACATAGAGG GTACTGGAAAAGGAGGTGACAATTTCAAAATGGAGATGTCTCAGGTCGGATTCAGTGCTCATTACTCCAGCAAACAG GATGTGATGATGCTCGGAGCTGTTGGAGCCTACGCTTGGAGCGGAACTGTTGTCCATCAAACCGGGTCCAAAGTAGACATTCTGCCATTCTCGGCCTTTGAGGAAGCACTTCAAGACAAAAACCACAGCTCATTACTGG GTTACTCTGTCACCACACTGAGCGATGGGTCCACAGAATACTTTGTTGCCGGTGCACCTCGCTCCAACCACTCAGGACAAGTCATCGTCTACACCGTCAATGCTCTGAAGCAGTCTGCCATCGTGGATTCAGAAAGAGGGAAACAG ATTGGGTCGTACTTCGGAAGCATCCTGTGCCCGTTGGACGTGGACAAAGATGGAGTGACGGACCTCCTCCTGGTTGGTGCACCCATGTACATGAGCGAtctgaagaaagaagaaggaaggGTCTACATGTTCTCCGTCACCAAG gGAATTCTTAACGAGCAGGGATTCCTCAGTGGTCCGCCCCCAACCGAGAATGCACGTTTTGGGATGGCCATCTCAGCGGTTCCAGACCTGGATCTCGACGGTTACAATGATATTGTAGTTGGAGCTCCACTAGAAGACAATGGAAAGGGTGTCATCTACATCTACAACGGACAGAAGAAGACATTAAACAAAGAGTTCTCACAG AGAATTCTAGGCTCCAAACTGGACCCCCAGCTGCAGTACTTTGGAAGGTCTTTAGACAGCTACCAAGACCTAAACGATGACACCCTTCCTGACATCTCAATTGGTGCTTACGGCAAAGTAGTGCAGCTCTG GTCTCGAGGTGTTGCgtctgtcactgctgcagcttccttcCAACCAGATAAAATCAACATTCTCAGCAAACTGTGTGACATTAATGGACGAAAGCTCACATGTTTCAACGCCAAcctctgtttcactgcagcGTTCAGGCCTAAGAACCCTGTTGGGCCAATTG ATGTGACCTACACTTTGACcctggatgctgacctgcaggcCTCACGAGTGACATCAAGAGGAATGTTTACAAAAAACAACGAACGCTTCCTCACGGAAAACGCCAGAATATCATCGACCGCCCTGTGTCGAGACTACCAAGTCTACGTTCAG GAAACCCCAGACTTCGTCAACTCTCTCAGTCTGAAAGTAGAGATCGAGCAGAAGAGTGCAGATGTTAATCCAGTGCTTGACAAGTTTTCTCCCAGCGCCCTGGAATTCTTT ATTCCTTTCACGAAAGATTGCGGCTCTGACGAGGTGTGCATCAGTGACCTGGTGCTGAGTGTGACCACAGACACCAAGGCGTCCAG CTCAGCGCCCCTTCTGGTCACTGCTAATAACCAAGAACTGTCCTTTGAGGTTACTGTGAAGAACAAACAAGAGAACTCGTACAACACACAGGTTGTGGCTACGTATTCCAGCAACCTGTACTACTCCTCCGTCTTTCCTGCT GTAGAAGGAGTGAAATGCACCTCGACACAACAAGACACTGTTAGCTGCCAAGTGGCATACCcggcattaaaaaaagaccAGGAG ATGAAATTTAGGATCAATTTTGACTACAATATTTATGAGCTGAGAAAAAAAGCTGACGTGATTTTTGAAGCCAAGAG TGATAGTAAAGAGGAAAACCCTGCAGACAATAAAGTGGACATATCCATTCCTGTCCAGTATGATTCCGGCATTGTTTTATCCTG GCATTCAAATATTAACTTCTATGTGGCGGATGCAGCCGTTCCCGTGGTAACGACGGTGAAAACTCTGGATGACATCGGCCCAGAGTTTAACTTTACAGCAAAg GTGTCGACGGGTAACTTTCCTGTCAGCCTCCTGTATCTGACCCTCGCAATGCCAACGGCCACTAAAGATGGGAATCAGCTCCTCTATGTTACTAAAGTGGAGACCCAAGAG GGAGGTTCTGTCAGCTGTGACTCCAGTCATCTGGTCGATCCTCTGAAGATCGGTGCTAAGGATCAGAAAGTGTCTTTCTCAGAGGAGAGCCTCAGAGGCATGGACAAACTG GACTGCAAACGTGCAAAATGCCAACATATGAAATGCATCATCAAAGACACGGCACTGAACAGCGACTACTATGTGAAAGTTAAAACGAGGATCTGGAGCGGTACATTTATTACG GCCTCCTATCAGTCCATTGAGCTGACATCCAGTCTGCAGGTGGAAGCATCTGACCCTGATCTGCTCATCATCGGCCTCAAACAGCTCCCA GTGGCACTGACAGTCAGCAAGCCTGGAGAAAAAGCTGACGTCCCAGTGGGAGTGATCGCTGGCAGCGTCAtagcagggctgctgctgctggctctggcTGTCGGACTGCTCTGGAAG TTTGGATTTTTCAAGAGAAAGTACCAGAAGCTTCAGAAGGAGGCGGAGGCAGAAGACGGGCAGAGCCAAGCAAACATGGATGGAGAGTGA